TTCTGTTGAATTTTTCAACCTTTTCTATTGAGGAAATAAAAATTATGTTATGAATTTTTTTTGTAATTCCTTTTTTATCAAAGATATTACAAACTTCTCCTGTTAAAATAAAATCAATTCCTCCATAATTATAAATTCCAAATCTATCTGTTTCTTTAAGGTTTCTTTTTAGTTCATAAAACCAGTAAAAATGAGTAATATCACCTGTACCGAGAAGATTTATGCCTTTATATTTAGCCCATTTTACAAGACCGTCAAGTTGCATATCTTTGCTGGTTGCCCTGCTATATTTTGAATGAATATGAAAATCAGCAATATACATTTCACTTTTCATTTTTAAACTCTTTTTTAAGTATTTTTGAGAGTTCTTTTAGTGATTGAGGAATTACTTTAGTATTTGAAATAACAGGCATAAAATTTGTATCACCCTGCCATCTGGGAACAATATGAATATGAATATGTTCTTCCAATCCTGCTCCTGAAACTTTACCAATATTTAAACCAATATTAAATCCATCAGGTTTTAAAACTTTTTTCAAAACTTTCACTGAAATTTTTATCAATTGTCCAATTTCATTTAACTCCTCTTCTTTTAGGTCTTCCAGATTTTTTAAATGTCTTACAGGAGCAATCATTATATGTCCATTATTGTAAGGAAAAATATTCATTATTATAAAACTATATTGTCTTTTATAAATAACATACTCGTTTTTCTTTGAATTTATACTTTCACAGAGGAAACATTTATCTTTTTTAATTCCTAAAATATACCCCATTCTCCACGGAGCCCAGATTATTTCTTTTTTATTCATTTTAAAATTCTACATTTTTCACTAAAATTTTTCAATTATCTCTCAGAATATTTATTCCAATTCTTTATAAACTTTAAGTGTTTCTATTGCTGTCTTTTCCCAACTGAACATCTTAC
This portion of the bacterium genome encodes:
- a CDS encoding HIT domain-containing protein — encoded protein: MNKKEIIWAPWRMGYILGIKKDKCFLCESINSKKNEYVIYKRQYSFIIMNIFPYNNGHIMIAPVRHLKNLEDLKEEELNEIGQLIKISVKVLKKVLKPDGFNIGLNIGKVSGAGLEEHIHIHIVPRWQGDTNFMPVISNTKVIPQSLKELSKILKKEFKNEK